One Peromyscus leucopus breed LL Stock chromosome 2, UCI_PerLeu_2.1, whole genome shotgun sequence DNA window includes the following coding sequences:
- the LOC119087502 gene encoding homeobox protein Hox-A13-like, producing the protein MCNVYSNEKRWRAGDWALKAGGGGSEEAPLSSVTSAAAAAAGAAAAAATTPPSLGARHPARPGGGGGDGACPRVRLAAAAAAAAAAAASPAAAAAPLPPLPAGVASRRSRPPLPLQPLPDGRRLQPGRSRRRHHRCARSRTSSRRRPSGGAAGRGARGRGPALDAADWWPAARGGWPRPPCLRGADPLPWAPAALRLLVVRTARHWGATEGASM; encoded by the coding sequence ACGCTGGCGAGCTGGGGACTGGGCATTGAAGGCCGGCGGAGGCGGGAGCGAGGAGGCGCCTCTCTCCTCAGTcacctcggcggcggcggcggcggcgggagcggcggcggcggcggcgacgacTCCCCCCAGCCTCGGCGCGCGACACCCGGCccggcccggcggcggcggcggcgacggcgcGTGTCCACGAGTCcgtcttgctgctgctgctgctgctgccgctgctgccgctgcgtcccccgctgccgccgctgccccGTTACCGCCGCTGCCTGCTGGCGTCGCCTCGCGCCGTTCCCGGCCGCCGCTGCCGCTCCAGCCGCTCCCGGACGGACGACGGTTACAGCCTGGCCGAtcgcgccgccgccaccaccgctgcGCGCGCAGCCGGACCAGCTCCCGCCGCCGCCCCTCAGGGGGCGCTGCGGGGCGCGGCGCGCGCGGCCGTGGCCCCGCCCTCGACGCCGCCGATTGGTGGCCGGCGGCTCGCGGCGGTTGGCCCCGCCCACCCTGCCTACGGGGCGCTGACCCACTGCCCTGGGCGCCTGCCGCTCTCCGCCTCCTCGTGGTTCGCACTGCTCGGCACTGGGGGGCGACGGAAGGCGCATCCATGTGA